Proteins encoded in a region of the Armatimonadota bacterium genome:
- a CDS encoding aromatic ring-hydroxylating dioxygenase subunit alpha encodes MGRMFDMQTEVGRASTIPSRFYCDPDVFERSKDQVFARSWQWVGDLDTVKVPGQVHPFTLLEGCLDEPLVLTRDRDDGLHCLSNVCTHRGNLVVEGDANLNSLRCRYHGRRFGLDGKCQFMPEFEGVEGFPCAADDLPPVSFGQWRRHAFASVEPETSLDDYLAEVEERVGWIPVETFRSAPERGRDYLVNAHWALYVDNYLEGFHIPYIHAALNQTLDYGQYRTVLLKHGNLQLGAAADGEEAFVLPEGHPDSGGRIGAFYFWLFPNLMLNFYPWGLSVNVVKPLAPNRTKVSFIPFVWDESKLGSGAGGALDRVEREDEAIVELVQKGVRSRFYDRGRFSPARENGVHQFHRFLAERLS; translated from the coding sequence ATGGGCCGGATGTTCGACATGCAGACGGAGGTCGGTCGGGCCAGTACGATCCCTTCCCGTTTCTACTGTGACCCCGACGTCTTCGAACGGTCGAAAGACCAGGTGTTCGCCAGAAGCTGGCAATGGGTCGGAGACCTGGATACCGTCAAGGTTCCAGGGCAAGTCCATCCGTTCACCCTGTTGGAGGGGTGTCTCGACGAGCCGCTGGTCCTGACCCGCGACCGTGACGACGGTCTGCATTGTCTGAGCAACGTGTGCACGCACCGGGGCAACCTGGTCGTCGAAGGCGACGCGAACCTGAACAGCCTGAGGTGCCGGTACCACGGTCGCAGGTTCGGCCTCGACGGCAAATGCCAGTTCATGCCGGAGTTCGAAGGTGTCGAGGGTTTTCCTTGTGCTGCCGACGATCTTCCCCCGGTCTCGTTCGGGCAATGGAGGAGGCACGCGTTCGCTTCGGTCGAGCCCGAAACGTCCCTGGACGACTATCTTGCCGAGGTCGAGGAAAGGGTCGGTTGGATACCTGTCGAAACCTTTCGGTCCGCGCCGGAGAGGGGCCGCGACTACCTTGTCAACGCCCACTGGGCGTTGTACGTCGACAACTATCTCGAAGGCTTCCACATTCCGTACATCCATGCGGCCCTGAACCAGACATTGGACTACGGTCAATATCGGACGGTCCTCTTGAAGCATGGGAACCTGCAACTGGGAGCAGCGGCCGACGGCGAGGAAGCGTTCGTCCTTCCGGAAGGCCATCCGGACTCGGGCGGTCGCATCGGCGCGTTCTATTTCTGGCTGTTCCCGAACCTCATGCTCAATTTCTATCCGTGGGGCCTTTCCGTCAACGTCGTCAAGCCGCTGGCCCCGAACCGGACCAAGGTGAGCTTCATACCGTTCGTCTGGGACGAATCAAAGTTGGGTTCGGGCGCCGGAGGCGCTTTGGACAGGGTCGAGCGCGAGGATGAAGCGATCGTCGAACTGGTCCAAAAGGGCGTCCGGTCCCGGTTCTACGACCGGGGCCGGTTCTCACCTGCACGAGAGAACGGCGTCCATCAGTTCCACCGGTTCTTGGCCGAGAGGCTCTCATGA
- a CDS encoding DUF4332 domain-containing protein, whose amino-acid sequence MGNVKDIEGIGGAFAEKLEAAGVKTEDQLLQAGATQKGREELSGKSGIPESKILEWVNRADLARIKGVGSEYADLLEASGVDSVPELAQRNGANLHAKMAEINAAKNLVRSMPSESVVSDWVEQAKALPKIVTH is encoded by the coding sequence ATGGGAAACGTGAAGGATATTGAAGGAATCGGCGGTGCGTTCGCCGAAAAGCTCGAAGCTGCCGGCGTGAAGACCGAGGACCAACTCTTGCAGGCAGGCGCCACTCAAAAGGGCCGTGAAGAACTGTCCGGAAAGTCGGGCATTCCCGAGTCGAAGATCCTCGAGTGGGTCAACCGAGCCGATTTGGCCCGCATCAAGGGCGTCGGTTCGGAGTACGCCGATTTGCTCGAAGCCTCGGGCGTCGACAGCGTGCCGGAGCTCGCCCAGCGGAACGGTGCCAACCTTCACGCCAAAATGGCCGAGATCAACGCGGCGAAGAACCTTGTCCGGTCGATGCCGAGCGAGTCCGTCGTCTCGGATTGGGTCGAGCAGGCCAAGGCGCTGCCGAAGATCGTCACACACTGA
- a CDS encoding prepilin-type N-terminal cleavage/methylation domain-containing protein, with amino-acid sequence MRARAFTLIELLVVIAIIAILAAILFPVFVEAKATAKQTVCLSNAKQIGMGSHLYAADEDDRMPAWATRVPSVNGGNSDYFPPDLQLMPYIKSDAVWSCPSDTNPRRDPNGMPWWDGRYKTLRLKRSYSYVGPIYTKQANGSDDNTGVYRFLKKSSWDTTGRSTSELSEPSATIAYVEQYSPSVDDQYVGSVWGSGFIDCDTSKLAGRVKPARGPIDLPPPGCGSAYNQKTTPGHRSKGNYVFSDGHAGIKTWEAVRRNDFFVFKVVKPSLSFDP; translated from the coding sequence ATGCGAGCCAGGGCGTTCACGCTGATCGAGCTCTTGGTCGTCATCGCGATCATCGCGATCTTGGCCGCGATCCTGTTCCCCGTCTTTGTCGAAGCGAAAGCGACGGCCAAACAAACGGTGTGCCTCAGTAACGCGAAGCAGATCGGCATGGGCTCGCACCTTTACGCGGCCGACGAGGACGACCGGATGCCTGCCTGGGCGACCAGGGTGCCGTCCGTGAACGGCGGCAACAGCGACTACTTTCCGCCCGATCTGCAATTGATGCCGTACATCAAGAGCGACGCCGTCTGGTCGTGCCCGAGCGACACCAACCCGCGCCGGGATCCGAACGGTATGCCGTGGTGGGACGGCCGTTACAAGACGCTCCGGCTCAAACGCTCCTATTCCTATGTGGGTCCGATCTATACCAAGCAAGCGAACGGATCGGACGACAACACCGGCGTGTACAGGTTCCTGAAGAAGAGCAGTTGGGACACGACCGGGCGGTCGACGTCCGAATTGAGCGAACCTTCAGCCACGATCGCCTACGTGGAGCAGTACTCGCCTTCGGTCGACGACCAGTACGTCGGATCGGTCTGGGGCTCCGGCTTCATCGACTGCGACACGTCGAAACTTGCCGGCCGGGTCAAGCCTGCCAGGGGCCCGATCGATTTGCCGCCTCCTGGCTGCGGGTCGGCGTACAACCAGAAGACGACCCCGGGCCACAGGTCGAAGGGCAACTACGTCTTTAGCGACGGACATGCGGGGATCAAGACTTGGGAAGCCGTCCGTCGTAACGATTTCTTCGTGTTCAAGGTGGTCAAACCGTCACTGTCCTTCGATCCGTAA
- a CDS encoding DUF4434 domain-containing protein, producing the protein MLRLTGTFLDEITHDIPSQNWGPREWRREFALYRAIGIDTVVLIRSGYQDKCVFPARSVPGLLPVREDLGRLFLDLAEEFGLSLYWGLFDTGRFWTRRTWWREVEWNRAFVDEVVERYGSSQAFAGWYMCHEAARNDLHIIDIFNSLGRYCKQTLDRPVLISPYPMGSKQFGPGDTFTLDETFEHWDRVFDATQGAVDVCAFQDGQIQYAELPAFHQGVKGLCDRYGITCWSNVESFDRDMPIKFPPADWRYLRLKMEQASQVAEKIVTFEFAHFLSPHSCYPSAHNLFRRYCEAHGIDADQAQVSASSSM; encoded by the coding sequence ATGTTGCGGCTGACGGGGACGTTCCTCGACGAAATCACGCACGACATCCCGAGCCAGAACTGGGGCCCGCGCGAATGGAGGCGCGAGTTCGCCCTGTACCGCGCGATCGGGATCGATACGGTCGTTTTGATCCGATCCGGCTACCAGGACAAGTGTGTGTTTCCCGCACGGTCGGTGCCCGGCCTTCTCCCTGTCCGCGAAGACCTCGGCAGGCTCTTTCTTGACCTGGCCGAGGAATTCGGTCTCTCGCTGTATTGGGGCCTCTTCGATACGGGCCGTTTCTGGACGAGACGGACTTGGTGGCGGGAAGTCGAGTGGAACCGGGCCTTTGTGGACGAGGTCGTCGAGCGCTACGGCTCGTCTCAGGCTTTCGCGGGCTGGTACATGTGCCACGAGGCAGCCCGCAACGACCTCCATATCATCGATATCTTTAACTCTCTAGGCCGATACTGTAAACAAACCCTCGACCGGCCGGTTTTGATCTCACCGTATCCGATGGGATCGAAGCAGTTCGGTCCCGGAGATACGTTCACCTTGGACGAGACGTTCGAGCACTGGGACCGGGTCTTCGACGCGACCCAGGGCGCCGTGGACGTCTGCGCGTTCCAGGACGGCCAGATCCAGTACGCGGAACTGCCCGCCTTCCATCAAGGGGTGAAGGGCCTGTGCGACAGGTACGGGATCACGTGTTGGTCGAACGTCGAGTCGTTCGACCGCGACATGCCGATCAAGTTCCCTCCCGCCGACTGGCGTTATCTCAGGCTCAAAATGGAGCAGGCGTCCCAGGTGGCGGAGAAGATCGTGACGTTCGAGTTCGCCCACTTCCTGTCACCGCACTCTTGCTACCCGTCCGCTCATAACCTGTTCCGCAGGTATTGCGAGGCGCACGGAATCGACGCGGATCAGGCTCAGGTTTCGGCTTCGTCTTCGATGTAG
- a CDS encoding trypsin-like peptidase domain-containing protein, whose product MHALIALIGVAGASQQVSPEELYENASPSVLTLTVDRPGGTVSIGTAFLAFRPNVAVTAWHVVKGARRVTAKFSDGTSVTVQGLIDKDPAKDIALISLETGSRKPLPLAGLDPKVGSRAFVIGSPKGMEFSISDGLISQTPIVGTNRLYQFTCPVSPGNSGGPLFNTAGQVLGIVSWQWRDAQNLNFAVPTKELGGLDNAHASVPFSATVAVPSGPLLKSVDDKALTDLFHTLELGVKTKDDGTGKTAFVYDAEGTKITLFQYAKDAPSGPTVNLSLGAGYSGAADLDLEKLNAFNREHRFARCYRDEAGTVFVEDDVDLEPGIGTARLVRFIETFGQTVSEFERSVFGGKTVRTTQTAPQPGTGHDALCVQIGDGELEKVLDSVKVKWTKVEDGSGASSYEFLHSGVKVRLHQFSDRGQTGPATSLALTVGVAMDRSVPLTKINGLNASARFFKVFTDSEGDPFLVADLDLAGGVAPTAVQEFVRSYLDTVPWFLKKLSDKD is encoded by the coding sequence ATGCATGCGCTCATCGCCCTCATTGGCGTCGCCGGAGCTTCCCAACAGGTTTCGCCCGAAGAACTGTACGAGAACGCCTCGCCGTCGGTGCTGACCCTCACGGTGGACAGGCCGGGAGGCACCGTCTCGATCGGCACGGCGTTCCTTGCGTTCCGGCCCAACGTCGCCGTCACGGCTTGGCACGTGGTCAAGGGTGCGCGCAGGGTCACGGCCAAGTTCTCCGACGGGACGAGCGTCACCGTCCAGGGCCTGATCGACAAGGACCCCGCTAAAGACATCGCCCTCATTTCCCTTGAGACCGGTTCGCGTAAACCGCTCCCATTGGCCGGTCTCGACCCGAAGGTGGGCTCGAGGGCGTTCGTCATCGGGTCGCCAAAGGGCATGGAGTTCTCGATCAGCGACGGCCTCATCAGCCAGACGCCCATCGTGGGGACGAACCGCCTCTACCAGTTCACGTGTCCGGTCTCACCGGGGAACAGTGGAGGGCCACTGTTCAACACGGCCGGCCAAGTGCTCGGCATCGTCTCGTGGCAATGGCGGGACGCCCAGAACCTGAATTTCGCCGTTCCGACCAAGGAGTTGGGGGGACTCGACAACGCGCACGCTTCCGTCCCGTTCTCGGCGACGGTGGCCGTTCCTTCCGGGCCCTTGCTGAAATCCGTGGACGACAAGGCGCTGACCGACCTGTTCCATACGCTCGAACTAGGAGTCAAGACCAAGGACGACGGGACGGGCAAGACGGCGTTCGTCTACGACGCCGAAGGCACGAAGATCACGCTTTTCCAATACGCGAAAGACGCTCCCTCGGGGCCGACCGTCAACCTTAGTCTTGGAGCGGGCTACTCGGGCGCGGCGGATCTCGACCTTGAGAAACTCAACGCTTTCAACCGTGAACACCGTTTTGCCCGCTGCTATCGCGACGAGGCCGGGACGGTCTTCGTCGAAGACGACGTCGACCTGGAACCAGGGATCGGAACGGCACGCCTGGTCCGCTTCATCGAGACGTTCGGCCAGACCGTCTCCGAGTTCGAGCGGTCGGTCTTCGGCGGCAAGACCGTAAGGACGACGCAGACGGCACCTCAGCCGGGCACCGGCCACGACGCCCTCTGCGTCCAGATCGGCGACGGCGAGTTGGAGAAGGTGCTGGACAGTGTCAAGGTGAAATGGACCAAGGTCGAAGACGGCTCCGGAGCTTCGAGCTACGAGTTTCTGCACTCGGGCGTCAAAGTCCGTCTGCACCAGTTTTCGGACCGTGGTCAGACGGGCCCCGCAACAAGCTTGGCTTTGACGGTCGGCGTCGCCATGGACCGCTCGGTCCCGTTGACCAAGATCAACGGCCTGAACGCTTCGGCCCGCTTCTTCAAGGTCTTCACGGACTCGGAAGGCGACCCGTTCCTGGTCGCGGACCTGGACTTGGCAGGCGGGGTCGCGCCAACGGCGGTTCAAGAGTTCGTCCGCTCGTACTTGGACACCGTGCCGTGGTTCCTCAAGAAGCTCTCGGACAAGGACTAG
- a CDS encoding response regulator transcription factor has translation MKILVVEDEPRVAEFVTAALKEFGYSVTWSKTGREGAARLKSSEFDVAILDLLLPDMDGFAVLEEARRAGIATPVLVLTARAAVEDRVKGLDLGADDYLPKPFELNELLARVRALLRRRPSDYSWLTLGDLTLEPVSRKVVRGNRRIDLTAREFSLLEHLLRNRGRVISRTQIMDAVWGDPNGDSTVVPVYINYLRSKIESAGEPKLIHTVRGVGYVMELRDIASP, from the coding sequence ATGAAGATTCTGGTCGTAGAGGACGAGCCCCGGGTCGCTGAGTTCGTCACAGCGGCCCTCAAGGAATTCGGATATTCGGTCACGTGGTCGAAGACGGGCCGAGAAGGCGCCGCCCGGCTTAAGTCTTCGGAGTTCGATGTCGCCATTCTGGACCTGCTCTTGCCCGACATGGACGGGTTCGCCGTCCTTGAGGAAGCGAGGAGGGCCGGGATCGCGACGCCGGTGCTCGTCTTGACCGCGCGCGCCGCGGTCGAGGACCGCGTCAAAGGCCTTGACCTGGGAGCGGACGATTACCTCCCCAAACCGTTCGAGCTCAACGAGTTGTTAGCCCGCGTCCGGGCCCTGTTGAGGCGTCGGCCGTCCGACTACAGTTGGCTCACCCTCGGCGACCTGACCCTTGAACCCGTCAGCCGGAAGGTCGTCCGTGGAAACCGTAGGATCGACCTCACAGCTCGCGAGTTTTCTTTGCTCGAACACCTGCTCAGGAACCGAGGGCGGGTCATCAGCCGGACGCAGATCATGGACGCGGTCTGGGGAGACCCTAACGGGGATTCGACGGTCGTGCCTGTCTACATCAACTACCTGCGCTCGAAGATCGAGAGCGCGGGCGAACCGAAGCTGATCCATACCGTCCGTGGAGTAGGATACGTGATGGAACTGCGCGACATTGCGTCCCCGTAG
- a CDS encoding HAMP domain-containing protein, protein MRPRSLRLRLTLTVAAFFGAFLACLFWVAARTYALEQSHAADDELLTVLNAFTVEYRASANVKSLTDIVRSPRSPSAAVFDAAGSALFSHGSVTLDNVEGKGISNMGGYPVRFVSRTIDGRTFVVGDNWQDVLDAQQKLNVMLALIWIPLVALAALITWFSVTRTFRPLLAMADEADRLALAGRSSRLAVPSSTEFGPLAVRLNAFLDRLESGIRRQERFVEDAAHELRTPLTILRGQAETALLRSRTPEEYERVLGVIVEEAARLSQLTDTLLVSSGGDDRPVEPQQLAITVQETVDRWRPRFEELGVGLRSRISSAMAAIELREIETVLNNLLANALRHSPQGSECWITLAGDVSGAVLTVSDQGPGIEDEAKTQVFERFFRTDASRNRSEGGFGIGLAICRRMVEDRAGELTVEDNQPHGAKFIVSFGRYSKSPRS, encoded by the coding sequence TTGCGTCCCCGTAGCCTTAGGCTCAGACTGACACTCACCGTCGCCGCGTTTTTCGGCGCCTTCCTGGCGTGCCTTTTCTGGGTCGCCGCCCGTACGTACGCGCTCGAACAGTCCCATGCCGCCGACGACGAACTTCTGACCGTCCTCAATGCGTTCACCGTCGAGTATCGGGCGTCGGCCAACGTCAAGTCATTGACCGACATCGTCCGGAGCCCCAGGTCGCCCAGTGCGGCCGTCTTCGACGCGGCCGGGTCCGCTCTCTTCTCGCACGGATCGGTGACGCTCGACAACGTAGAAGGCAAAGGCATCAGCAACATGGGCGGCTACCCGGTCCGCTTCGTGTCGAGGACGATCGACGGCCGGACGTTCGTCGTCGGCGACAACTGGCAAGACGTCTTGGACGCCCAACAGAAGCTCAACGTCATGCTGGCCCTGATCTGGATCCCGCTCGTGGCCCTCGCTGCCTTGATCACATGGTTCAGCGTGACGCGCACCTTCCGACCCTTGCTCGCCATGGCGGACGAGGCGGACAGGCTCGCTTTGGCGGGACGCTCGAGCCGGCTCGCCGTACCGTCCAGCACCGAGTTCGGCCCACTCGCCGTCCGTTTGAACGCGTTCTTGGACCGGCTCGAAAGCGGGATCAGGAGGCAGGAACGCTTCGTCGAAGACGCGGCCCATGAACTGCGCACTCCGCTGACGATCCTCAGGGGGCAGGCGGAAACGGCGCTGCTCCGCTCCAGAACGCCGGAAGAGTACGAACGCGTCCTCGGAGTCATCGTGGAAGAAGCGGCACGGTTGTCCCAATTGACCGACACCCTTCTCGTCAGCTCGGGCGGAGACGACCGTCCCGTCGAACCGCAACAACTGGCGATCACGGTCCAAGAGACCGTGGACCGATGGCGCCCCCGTTTCGAGGAACTTGGCGTCGGGCTGAGGTCGCGGATCTCTTCCGCCATGGCCGCCATCGAACTCCGCGAGATCGAGACCGTGCTCAACAACCTGTTGGCCAACGCGCTCCGCCATTCACCGCAAGGATCGGAGTGCTGGATCACGCTGGCGGGAGACGTTTCGGGGGCCGTCCTGACCGTGTCCGATCAAGGCCCGGGGATCGAAGACGAAGCCAAAACCCAAGTGTTCGAACGGTTCTTCCGGACCGACGCCTCGCGGAACCGGAGCGAAGGAGGGTTCGGAATCGGACTCGCGATCTGCCGCCGTATGGTCGAAGACCGGGCGGGAGAGCTAACGGTCGAAGACAATCAGCCCCATGGGGCGAAGTTCATCGTCAGTTTCGGCCGCTATTCGAAGAGCCCGCGGTCCTGA
- the ruvB gene encoding Holliday junction branch migration DNA helicase RuvB, whose translation MSRPGELEPTALVEDQGFELALRPRRLAEFIGQDGLCSNLTVFLSAAKLRDEPLDHLLLYGPPGLGKTTLAHIVANEMDCPIQVTSGPALQIPGDLVGILTNLEPGAVLFIDEIHRLPRTVEEMLYPAMEDRKVDLMIGKGPAARSVRLEVPPFTVIGATTRQGLLTGPLRDRFGIVMHFAFYDSEALYQIVRRSADVLGFPIDESGGREIAGRSRGTPRIANRILRRVRDFAQVDGRDVIDRAIADKALAALGIDPLGLDRVDRAILSTIVTKFAGGPVGLDTLAAATGEDAGTIEDVYEPFLLQQGFIQRTPRGRGAAEAAYRHLGIAPPAAQDRGLFE comes from the coding sequence ATGAGCCGTCCCGGCGAGTTGGAACCGACCGCCTTGGTCGAAGACCAGGGTTTCGAACTGGCCCTTCGGCCGCGGCGCCTGGCCGAATTCATCGGTCAGGACGGACTGTGCTCCAATCTGACCGTGTTCCTATCTGCGGCCAAGCTTCGAGACGAACCGCTCGACCACTTGCTTCTCTACGGGCCTCCGGGACTCGGCAAGACCACGCTGGCCCACATCGTGGCGAACGAAATGGATTGCCCGATTCAAGTCACGAGCGGCCCGGCGTTGCAGATCCCAGGCGACCTCGTCGGCATCTTGACCAACCTCGAGCCTGGTGCCGTGCTGTTCATCGACGAGATCCACCGCCTTCCGCGGACGGTCGAAGAAATGCTCTACCCGGCCATGGAGGACCGCAAGGTCGACCTCATGATCGGGAAAGGGCCCGCCGCACGCTCGGTCCGGCTCGAGGTCCCGCCGTTCACCGTGATCGGTGCGACGACGCGACAAGGACTCCTGACCGGGCCGCTCCGTGACCGGTTCGGCATCGTCATGCACTTCGCATTCTACGACTCCGAGGCGCTCTATCAGATCGTGCGGCGGTCGGCTGACGTCTTGGGATTCCCGATCGACGAATCGGGCGGCCGCGAGATCGCCGGCCGGTCACGTGGGACGCCCCGTATCGCGAACCGGATCCTGCGTCGGGTGCGCGACTTTGCCCAGGTGGACGGACGGGACGTGATCGACCGCGCGATCGCCGACAAAGCGTTGGCTGCGCTCGGTATCGATCCCCTCGGGCTTGACCGCGTGGACCGGGCGATCTTAAGCACGATCGTCACAAAGTTCGCAGGCGGACCGGTCGGTCTCGACACGCTCGCCGCCGCGACAGGCGAAGACGCGGGAACGATCGAAGACGTCTACGAGCCGTTCTTGCTCCAACAGGGATTCATCCAGCGCACGCCGAGGGGTCGAGGGGCGGCCGAAGCCGCTTACCGGCACTTGGGGATCGCGCCGCCGGCAGCTCAGGACCGCGGGCTCTTCGAATAG
- the ruvA gene encoding Holliday junction branch migration protein RuvA, with translation MIARLRGEVLENDGASVVVDCHGVGYHVLVPATVAFELVVGGTADLYVRHVFREDDQSLYGFVAADQRRAFDLFRDVKGCGPKTALAILGSIGESGAMQAILAQDVKALTRVPGVGPRLAERIIVELKDKVPQVEFEQKLAAVVARPRTAKQDELLEALLALGYRRQEAEAAAAEARDQADDVSDQIKIALRGLVR, from the coding sequence ATGATCGCCCGGCTCCGCGGTGAGGTCCTCGAGAACGACGGCGCCTCGGTCGTCGTGGACTGTCACGGTGTCGGATACCACGTCCTCGTTCCCGCGACCGTCGCGTTCGAACTCGTCGTCGGTGGCACCGCCGACCTCTACGTGCGGCACGTCTTTCGCGAAGACGACCAGTCTCTCTACGGTTTCGTCGCCGCCGACCAGCGGCGGGCGTTCGACCTGTTCCGGGACGTGAAGGGGTGCGGCCCAAAGACGGCGCTCGCGATCCTCGGGTCGATCGGCGAAAGTGGAGCGATGCAAGCGATCCTCGCCCAAGACGTCAAAGCGCTCACGCGGGTGCCGGGAGTCGGGCCCCGACTGGCCGAACGGATCATCGTCGAGCTGAAGGACAAGGTGCCCCAAGTCGAGTTCGAGCAGAAACTCGCAGCGGTGGTCGCCCGCCCCAGGACGGCGAAGCAGGACGAACTTCTCGAGGCCCTGCTGGCTCTCGGATACCGCCGGCAAGAGGCCGAGGCGGCTGCGGCCGAAGCCCGGGACCAGGCCGACGACGTGTCTGACCAGATCAAGATCGCTCTCAGAGGCCTTGTGCGATGA
- a CDS encoding DUF4127 family protein — MWWVRRSAVLSLCAAVCSAHAGLSIKRVLLIPVDDRPATTQFAQMIGHLAGVEVVTPPDELLGHFVQPGKPEAITKWLAETLPSCDALVVNTDMIAYGGLIASRTDRTSYTLAIKRLRDFWQVRKQNPGIKVYGFSAMMRLAPTATRQNAAWRNQLARFVDVKERLKSTDTAPLRSTAANLKKQIPVGEIDRYYAVRDRDHRVQQELMRMTRLGAFDFFALGQDDAKPVGPHVPESKKLIELSKSLEIADRIIHAAGIDQLSNVLLSRALMRSETWTPKIRVVYADEAGRQKIAFYESETLDNSLRDQIIGSGADFAKPGESFDYSLYVNTPDPKAFALDAFLRSMKTEVDQGMPVAIADVNLGSSGTADPRLYDALTAEGRSSRVLAYAGWNTAGNTMGTTIPAANVYMLARRAGADPLQREVALRAFILHRLVNDFEYHKFVRPEAYAMIDKLPNASREETYGPALAKVDALVKTDLGNRLQNRFKEQLQGTRFFAGAKQYEVTSIRDVEIRLPWPRAYEVKLDFSIEVEPLSAAAQNVDFSQFPILPLGPGGEKY; from the coding sequence ATGTGGTGGGTGCGCCGTTCGGCGGTCCTGTCCTTGTGCGCGGCGGTCTGTTCCGCCCACGCGGGGCTGTCGATCAAGCGCGTGCTGCTGATCCCGGTCGACGACAGGCCGGCCACGACCCAGTTCGCCCAAATGATCGGGCACCTGGCCGGGGTCGAAGTCGTGACGCCGCCGGACGAGCTTCTCGGCCACTTTGTCCAACCCGGTAAGCCTGAAGCCATCACGAAGTGGCTTGCGGAAACGTTGCCGTCCTGCGACGCCTTGGTCGTCAATACCGACATGATCGCGTACGGCGGACTGATCGCATCACGGACCGACAGGACGTCGTACACGCTGGCGATCAAGCGCCTCCGCGATTTTTGGCAAGTGCGCAAGCAGAATCCGGGGATCAAGGTCTACGGGTTTTCGGCGATGATGCGGCTCGCCCCGACCGCGACCCGCCAGAACGCGGCGTGGCGGAACCAACTGGCGCGCTTTGTGGACGTCAAAGAGCGTCTCAAGTCCACGGACACGGCCCCGCTTCGCTCGACGGCCGCGAACCTCAAAAAGCAGATCCCCGTCGGCGAGATCGATCGGTACTACGCCGTCCGTGACCGCGACCATCGCGTCCAGCAAGAGCTGATGCGGATGACGAGACTGGGAGCGTTCGACTTTTTCGCCCTAGGTCAAGACGATGCCAAGCCGGTCGGCCCCCACGTGCCGGAGTCGAAAAAGCTCATCGAACTTTCGAAGAGCCTGGAGATCGCGGACCGGATCATCCATGCGGCGGGTATCGACCAGTTGTCCAATGTCTTGTTGAGCCGTGCGCTGATGCGGTCGGAGACATGGACGCCGAAGATCCGGGTCGTCTATGCGGACGAGGCCGGTCGACAAAAGATCGCCTTTTACGAGTCGGAGACGCTCGACAACAGCTTGCGCGACCAGATCATCGGGTCTGGTGCGGACTTTGCCAAGCCTGGTGAGAGCTTCGACTACTCTCTTTACGTCAACACTCCGGACCCTAAGGCGTTCGCCTTGGACGCGTTCCTGCGGTCGATGAAGACGGAAGTCGATCAGGGGATGCCCGTCGCGATCGCCGACGTCAACCTGGGGTCTTCCGGTACGGCGGACCCAAGGCTTTACGACGCCTTGACCGCGGAGGGCCGATCGTCGCGCGTCCTCGCCTATGCCGGATGGAACACGGCTGGGAACACGATGGGCACGACGATCCCGGCGGCGAACGTGTACATGTTGGCCCGACGCGCCGGTGCCGATCCTCTCCAGCGGGAAGTCGCGTTGCGCGCCTTCATCCTCCATCGGCTGGTCAACGACTTTGAATACCACAAGTTCGTCCGGCCCGAAGCGTACGCAATGATCGATAAGCTTCCGAACGCCTCGCGGGAGGAGACGTACGGCCCCGCCCTCGCCAAGGTCGACGCCCTCGTCAAGACCGATCTCGGCAACAGGTTGCAGAACCGCTTCAAAGAGCAGCTCCAAGGGACGAGGTTTTTCGCAGGTGCGAAGCAATACGAGGTGACGAGCATCCGTGACGTCGAGATCAGGCTGCCTTGGCCGCGCGCTTACGAAGTCAAGCTCGATTTTTCCATCGAGGTCGAGCCCTTGTCCGCCGCCGCTCAGAACGTCGATTTCAGTCAGTTCCCGATCCTGCCCCTCGGCCCGGGCGGCGAAAAGTACTAG